Genomic segment of Candidatus Thiopontia autotrophica:
CCGAGAAGCTGGGGGCAATGATTCTGATGGCCTCACCACTGTTTGCCGTTATCTCCAGAAGGCCTCTGCCCGCACTGATCCTCTTTCTGGCTGGACTGGCCAGCATGGGGATGCCGGCACTGGTCCACCTCGCCACCCTGCCGGTAGAGTTTGATGCCAGTTTTAACCGGGCACTTCCACTACTAAAGGCTGGAGGCCATCTCCATGACGGCGATGAGGGCGCTGCCAGAAAGCTGTTAAAAGCCGCGGCTCTCACCTATGTTGCCAGCTCTCTTAGCAGTCTGCTCAACTTCTGGAAGTGGCTACGTGTCCTGCGCCGATAGATAGATATCATAGCGTGTACTCTTGCCTGTGATCTGAAAATCTGGCTCTTGGTGGCCAAGAGGTAGGGCCTTGCGGGGGCGCTTCACAACCACCCGTCTCCTGGCTGCCACCATGGCCGCTTCCAGTAGCTCTTCCGTATCCTGATCCTCTCCAACCACCTCTCGAAATAGCATCATCTCTTTTCCCGGCAGCGCACTCTTTTTCGAATGAGGGTACATCGGATCGAGATAGCAGATATCTGGCCGCTCCTCCTCGGAGAGGGATTGCATGTAGTTGGCTCCCTCCTGTTCTAGCAGTGATATCCTCCCCATAACCTCAGCGATCTCCGAAACAGTAGCCGCCCGCTCCAGACCATCCCGTAGCAATGCGGCCACTATTGGGGAGCGCTCCACCATGGTGACCTCACACCCTAGTGATGCCAACACGAAACCATCTCTTCCAAGTCCTGCTGTCAGATCCAGTACCGATGGGGTGTTGCCGCTTTTGAGACCGACCGCCTTGGCGATCAACTGTCCCCTGCCGCCACCATAGCGAAAGCGGTGGGCTACCTTGCCTGAGACAAAATCAGCATAGACCCCACCGGTTTTGGAGTTGGTTTTACGGAGCTCGAGGCGAGCTTCCGTGTAGGTGAGGAGAAAATCGAAATCTGCACCATCTGTTACAGCAGGAAGAGCCAGCCGCTGAGCCAGCTCCTCTGCCCTGTGTTGCTGTGATGAGTCATGAGATGTGATTGCTATTGAGACACTCATGTTGGGTATATCGCTGGATGACCGCACATGTAAGGGAACATGTCCTTGTTATGAATCCTTATATCCTGGATCCCCGCTTTCGCCGGGATGACGGTTGACCTGCGCGAGGATGGCGACTAAAACTATCCAGGCTTCTTGATCTCGTCGTGGGTACTGAACTGGTAGTCCTTGAAAAGGTGCTCCGCAGTTGGCTCCTGGTAGCTGCCATCCTCATTCTGGTTGGCGGTATCTTTCAGGCGGTAGGTGTAGTGGCCACAGGTCCAGACCTTGTACTTACGCATATGGGTACAGAGGCAGATCTTCTCCTCAACCGAGATTTTCTTCTCATCCGGATGAGCTGCCACGGCCTCATTGTAGGCATCAACATAGCTGCAGTGGCCCTTGGCGTCCAGCACATAACCGTAGGATTCGCAGTTGGGGCGGATACCGGAGCCGATTGCCGGGGTGCTTTTCAGTATCCGCATGGGGTAGCCGGTTGGGGATAGGGTGTTGACCTCGATATCCTCCTCATTGGCCTCAAAGTATGCCTGTTTTGCAGCTGCCGGCAGTCCACACTCCTGGGCAATGGTAAAACGGGTGGAGACCTGGATCGCCGACGCCCCCTGCTCCAGAAATTTAGCCCCATCCGTACCGGTAAAGATGCCACCTGCCGGAATTACCGGAATGGTAAGGTCTGACTCCCTTAGATAATCGAGCACCTCCTGGGTGATGGTAGCCAGATCAAACTCGGCCCAATCCATACCAAAACCGAGATGGCCACCCGCCAGTGGTCCCTCAACCACGATAAAATCGGGCAGTCTATCCAGGCGCGCCGCCCGCTTCAGAAAGAGCTTAAGGGCACGTACTGAGGAGACGATAATCCCGATATGGGCATCCCGAAAACGGGGGTTTTCCTTGATAAGCTCAAGCGACCCAAGATGGAGGCCTGCACTAAGGGTGATGCCGTCAATCCCCGCATCGAGTGCAGCGTTGAGGCGAACCCGCAGGGTCTCCTTGGGGTTGTTCATGGTGAGTTTTTCCATACAGTTGATGAAAACTCCACCATCCCCACGCTTGGCCGACATCGCCTCATCAACGTGACGGGTCTGCGCCTCATGCAACTCACCCAGATCAAACTGGGCAATCGACTTGTCCGGATTGTCGACATTAAACTTGTACTGTTTCAGTCGGTCACCAACGTATCTGGTCTTGAAATCCTTATCGATAACCGTGGGAATCATCGCGTCTGAGAGGTGGCCAATACCACCCTGCTCTGCGAATACCAGTGCCAGGTCACGGGTCGAGATATCGACCCCCATTCCACCCAACATCAGCGGAACAAACTCCTTGTCACCAAGAATCAGGCGGTGGTCATCGATACGTTTAGAGAGGGTTGAATCGGTCATGAAGGCAGTCTCTATATGGTTCTTCTGGTTCTCGGCAATATAATGGTTTAATCATACAATATTATAATATTCAGTGAAGCACTACTTCTCCTCACTCCCAAAAACCGCATCCCAAACCACAATGATGGCGCCAATGGAGATGGCGCTATCCGCAATATTGAATGCTGGCCAGTGCCAACCCATGGCATGAAAATCGAGAAAATCTATTACATCCCCATACTGAACCCGATCAATCAGATTCCCAATTGCCCCGCCAATAATTAGCGCAATTGCAATCGCCAACCAGCGCTCATCTTCACTCAGTGAACGCAGCCAACGCAACAGAAATACCGTAATTACCACAGTCAGCACCACAAAGAACCAGCGCTGCCACCCACCTGCATCTGCCAGAAAACTGAAGGCAGCCCCCTCATTCTGCATCAGCGTCAGATTCATGAAGGGGAGGATCTCTCCCTGCCGATAGAGCTCAAGATAGTACTCAGCAAGAATCTTGGTCCCCTGATCCAGAAAAAGGATCAGTGCGGAGAGGCGTAGCCAGATAAGAGATGGAGTCTTCAGCTCTGAGGTCATAATTTCAATGGCTCAATGGGGTCAGGCATAGAGGCGCTGCTCACCAGAACCGGTTACATTATCCACACAGCGTCCACAAAGCTCTGGATGGTCGCTGTTGCTGCCCACGTCCTCTCGGTGGTGCCAGCAACGGACACACTTCTCATGATTTGAGGCACCTACCTGCACTCTTAACCCCTCCAGCTCTGTAGCCTCTGCATCAACTGGCGCCCCATCCAGCGGATGAATTCGGGCATACGAGGTAATAAGTACAAAACGGAGCTCATCCTCAAGCTTCTCAAGCAGTGAGATAAGCGACTCATCACAGTAGAGATCAACCTCTGCATCGAGGCCAGACCCAATAGTCTTGCTGTTACGCAGCGCCTCCAGGGCACGTGCCACCTCGGTGCGAACAGCCATAATCTGCCCCCAATCGGCAGCCGTCAGGGCGGCCCCGGAGGAGTCGCCGTCCATCTGGAATAGCCCCTGGTAGAACTCCTCCAGGAAGACACTCTCACTACGCTCTCCCGGCAGGAAGCTCCAGATCTCGTCAGCGGTAAAGCTGGTGATTGGGGCAAGCCAACGGACCATCGCCTCGACGATATGGTACATCGCTGTCTGGGTGGAGCGTCTGGCCTGACTCTCGCTCTGTGTGGTGTATTGACGATCCTTGATTATATCGAGATAGAAACCACCCATCTCAACCGAGCAGAAATTATGAATCTTCTGGAAGACCTGGTGGAAGTTATACTCCTCATAAGCCTCAATAATCTCCTCCTGCAGACGTGCCGCATGGTCAACTGCCCAGCGATCCAGTGACAACATCTCCTCTGGCTTAAGCAGATCAGCCGCAGGATCAAATCCATGCAGGTTGGATAGCAGAAAACGGGCAGTATTGCGGATACGGCGATATGCATCTGCCATCCGGCGCAGAATCTCGTCAGAGACTGTCATCTCCCCACGGTAGTCGGTGGATGAGACCCATAGTCTAATAATATCGGCACCCAACTCATTGATCACCTTCTGTGGAGCAATCACGTTACCGAGTGACTTGGACATCTTCTTGCCATCCTTGTCGACGGTAAAGCCGTGTGTCAGCACCTCCCTGTATGGCGCCTCTCCATGCATCGCCACAGATGTCAGCAGTGATGACTGGAACCAGCCCCGGTGCTGATCCGACCCCTCAAGATAGAGGTCCGCCGGACGTGAGAGGCTATCCCTGCGATCCAGCACAGCATGGTGAGTAACCCCGGAGTCAAACCAGACATCCAGGGTATCCGTGACCTTCTGGTATCTCTCTGCATCGTCCCCAAGAAGTTCAGCGGAATCAAGGCCAAACCAGCCGTCAATACCTGACTTCTCAACCCGCTGCGCCACCTCCTCGATCAGGCGTACGGTCTCCGGATGTGGATCACCTGTCTCCCTGTCGATAAATAGGGCAATTGGAACACCCCAGGTACGCTGACGGGAGATACACCAGTCTGGACGATTCTCGACCATCCCCTCAATACGCGCCTGACCCCAGTCCGGCATCCAGCGCACACCCTTGATAGCATCCATTGCATCGCTACGTAGATTCGCCTGATCCATACTGATGAACCACTGTGGGGTTGCGCGGAATATGATTGGGGTCTTGTGACGCCAACAGTGAGGGTAACTGTGACGAATCTTCTCCATACAGAGAAGCGCCCCACGCTCCTCAAGCACCTCCAGCACATGATCATTTGCCTTGAATACATGCTCCCCTGCAAATATCTCTGTGCCATCAAGAAAACAACCATTCCCGCCAACCGGATTATGAACCGGCAGGTTATATTTCATCCCCACCACGTAGTCCTCCTGACCGTGGCCAGGGGCAGTATGGACTGCACCAGTACCCGCATCCAGAGTGACGTGGTCACCAACAATTATTGGCACCTGACGATCATAGAATGGGTGGTTAAGCTCTAGCCCCTCCAGGTCAGAACCGTGGCAACGTCCAAGAATGGTGTAGTCGCCGATTTCTGCACGCTCCAACACAGCAGTATGAAGTGCCTCTGCCAACAGCAGACGAGTCTCACCGGTCTGAATCAACAGGTATTCAAAGTCTGGATGGAGCGAGACCGCCTGGTTAGCTGGCAGGGTCCATGGGGTTGTGGTCCAGATAACTACCGAGATTGTGCCGCTACCATCTGACTCCAGATTGCAGCGTCCAAGAAAACCGGCCTCATCAACCACATTGAAACGGACATCAATAGCTGGGGATGTCTTGTCCTCATGCTCCACCTCAGCCTCTGCGAGGGCAGAGCCGCAATCGGTACACCAGTGGACCGGCTTCTCCCCCTTGTGAAGATGACCCTTCTCGACAATCTTTCCAAGCGCACGAATAATATCCGCCTCAAACTGGAAGTCCATGGTCAGATATGGATTATCCCAGTCACCCAACACACCGAGGCGCTGGAAATCATTTTTCTGCCCCTCTACCTGACGAGCCGCATACTCTCGAGCCTTCTGCCGAAAAGCCTCGGCATCCAGCTTGCGTCCGGGCTTGCCCCACTTCTTCTCTACATTGAGTTCGATTGGTAGCCCATGGCAGTCCCACCCTGGGATATATGGGGTATCAAACCCCATCTGGGCACGGGACTTGAGGATCATATCTTTCAGAATCTTGTTTACCGCATGGCCAATATGGATATCACCATTTGCATATGGGGGGCCATCATGGAGAATGAATGTGGGTTTCCCACTATTCTGCTCCCGCATCTTGCCGTACAGATCAATCTTCTCCCAATTTTTCAGATAGTTGGGTTCACGATTGGCCAGATTAGCCTTCATCGGGAATCCGGTCTTGGGAAGATTGAGGGTCTCTTTGTAATTGTTTGCCACTTTGTTATCCGTAACTATTTTTTAAAAACAATACTGTGAATGAGTAGTTCTGGTTTTGGTTTGTTCATCGACTGAATCCAGTTGTCCCTGATAGTTTTCTATTAATCCAGACTGTTAAGTGTCCGAGTGTCTGAGCGCAGCGAGTTTTCGGACACGCTGGATTAATAGAAAAATATCAGGATAGAGACAACTGCTGAAGGAGAAGTACAATCCAGAACCATATTTACAATTGTGCTAATTCTACAGTGAATAGCGCTCTTTGAAATAGTTTCTTGCTTGGTCCGCATCTCTCAGAATCTGCTCCTTCAACAGATCAAAAGAGTCGAACTTCTGCTCATCCCGGATCTTCTCCAGGAAATCTACCGATACATGACGACCGTAGATATCGTCTTCAAAATCGAATAGATGAACCTCAAGAATGGTTCTTGTGCCGTTAACTGTGGGGCGAGTCCCAACATTGGCAACCCCCGCAACTGGCTCGCCCTCAATCCCGAACATCTCTACCGCAAATACCCCATCAACAGGAGATATCTTGCGATGAAGATGAATATTTGCGGTTGGGAAACCGATCAGGCGCCCACGCTTATGGCCATGCGCCACTCTGCCGCACATTCTGTAGGGGCGACCCAACAGTTTCTCTGCCTCATTCAGATCCCCATCGCAAAGAGCCTTGCGCACCCGTGTGCTACTGACTCTCTCACCGTCAAGCTGGAAGGTGTGCATATTGACCACCTGGAAGCCATGTTTATGACCGGCCTCCTGCAACATTGTGAAATTTCCTCTGCGTGCCTTGCCAAAACAGAAGTCATCCCCCACCACCAGATACCGAATTCCAAGCCCCTCCACCAGGATTCTCTTGATAAACTCCTCTGGCTCCATCTCCGCCAGCTCTCTGGTGAAATGGATGGTAAAGATACGATCTATGGCCAACCGCCGCAAAGCCTTCATCTTCTCACGGAAGCGGGTCAGCCTTCCCGGACAGTTGGCTGGAGAGAAAAACTCCTGCGGTTGTGGCTCAAATGTTATGACTACTGCTGGCAGACCCATCTCATCCGCCTTATCTGCCAACTCCCCCAGAACATGGTGGTGACCAAGATGTACGCCATCAAAATTCCCAATGGTAGCAACAGAGCCGTGATGCTCTGGCTTCAGATTATGTATTCCACGTATCAATTCCATTGCCACATTCTACCGTTTCTGGAACTGGGTTGGTCTGATACCGAGAAGAAAAAGTGTGGAGAAGTAGAGCAGTGCCGCCCCCACAACCTCCCCCCCCAGCACCCCAATCCTGGTCCACAGTGGTGCATCCTGCCAGAATCCACCATGAGGGGCGACCATGTAGAGAAAGAGAACCATAATCGAGAGCGCTACGGTAATCTGCATGATCAATCGTCTCCAACCGCTGAGCGGGTTATAGACTCCACGTTGACGCAGCCCCCGATAGAGTAGCCATCCATTCAGCAGGGAGGAGATGGCAGTGGCCAGAGCAAGCCCCGCATGTGGCGCATGGTAACCACCCATTACCATTGCACCAACAAAAATCAGGTTCATCCCCATGTTGGCAACCATCGCAATCACCCCGAACTTGACCGGAGTTCTGGTGTTCTGCTGAGAGAAGTAGCCGCTAACCAGTACCTTGACCAGAATAAAGCCAACCAGCCCAAGCGCATAGGCCATCAGACTGACCGAGGCCATCTCCACATCAAACAGGGTGAATTCACCGCGCTGAAATAGCAGAGAGAGCATTGGCTCTGCCAGAATAAAGAGGCCCGCACTGGCTGGAACCGCAATCAACAAAACCAGCCGGAGTGCCCAGTCCAGTGTCTGGTTGAAAGAGTCATGATCCCTTGCTGCATACTGCCCGGAAAGTTTTGGCAGAATAACTGTTGAGAGCGCAATCCCGAAGACCCCGAGTGGAAATTCCATCAGGCGATCGGAGTAGTAGAGCCATGACATGCTGCCGGCAGTAATCAGGGAGGCTATCACCAGATCCAGCAGCAGATTTATCTGCGCAACCGAGGCCCCAAACAGGGTTGGCAACATCAGCCTGAGGATCTTTCTAACTCCGGAATCACCCCAACGAAAGCGAGGGCGAGGCAGCATGCCCAGCTTCAGCAGTGGTGGAATCTGGAACAGTAGCTGAACCACACCACCAATCAGCACCCCCCAGGCCAGAGCGGTAACCGGCACATCCATAAGCGGAGAGAGCCAGATTGCTGCACCGATCAGTGAGAGATTGAGAAAGACCGGGGTGAATGCAGGGATGGCAAAACGTCCGTAGGTATTGAGAATTCCGCCCGCAAAGGCAGTCAGTGAGATCAGCAACAGATAGGGAAAGGTGATTCGCAACATTCCAGAGGCGAGCTCAAAACGGTCTGTCTCCTCAACAAATCCTGGCGCAAACAGCATGATAAACAGTGGCGCAGCAACCACACCGATAGCGGTCACCAGCAGCAGAACGCCTCCCAGGGTCCCAGCCACCGCATCAGTAAGCTGGCGAACCTCATGCTGCTCCCCCGTTGACCGCTTCTCCGAGAGAACCGGAACAAAAGCCTGGGAGAAGGCACCCTCGGCAAAAAGCCTGCGCAGGAAATTGGGGATCTTGAATGCGACCACAAAGGCATCCATCATCCCACCAGCACCAAAGTAGCGGGCAAAGACAATATCGCGCACCAACCCCAAAATACGGGAAATCGTGGTCATCAGCCCCACAACCATGGTGGATTTCAGTAGTTTATGGCTCAAAATGCGATTTTCTTTGAAAAAATTGAATCATACCAGTGATAACAATTGACAGTTCAAGAGAAAACGAAGAAAATACGCGGCTCATTTTTTGAATTGCTGTAGAAAAGCAGCAAATTACACAGTTATATATTCTCAGGAGAGATACCTTGGCAAATTCCCCTCAAGCTCGCAAACGTGCTCGTCAGGCTGACAAAAAGCGTAACCACAATCAGGGACGCCGTTCCATGATGCGCACCTCACTTAAAAGGGCAATAGCTGCCATTGAGTCTGGCAATCGTGAAGAGGCTGAGACACTTTACAAGAGCGCATCTTCTGCACTTGATATTGCTGCGAAGAATGGCCTGATTCATCGCAACAAGGCTGCCCGTCACAAGAGTCGTCTGAATGCACATATTCGTGCCATGTAATGGAGACGATTCATCCGAATCATAAAAAACCGGCATCTTAGCCGGTTTTTTTATGATTCGGGTGAATCCTTGAAAAAGTAATCGCAACCTCACACGAGCAGCCGTCTGTGGCCTGGACGGCCACAGTCGAGCGACACAGGGATGTGCTTGAGCGTGCTGCATGGGTGAGGTTGCGATTACTTTTGCAAGGAGTCATACCAACACCATATTGTCCCGGTGGACAATCTCCTCCTCATCTACGTAACCCAGCATAGCCTCAATCTTATCACTCGACTGGCCCATAATTTTACGAATGTCCTCTGCCGAGTAGTTCACCAGACCGCGGGCAATCCCATCTCCTGAACTGCTCTTGATCGAAACCAGATCGCCACGCTGAAACTCTCCCTCAACCTCAGTTACACCTACAGCCAGCAGACTTCTTCCCGAGTCTCGCAATACACGGACCGCCCCATCATCCAGAATTAATGATCCACATCTCTGCAAATGGCCCATTAACCAACGTTTACGGGCATCCAGCTGCCTGGCTCCAGCAAGAAACATGGTACCAATCTGCTCATTGTTGAACAGCCTTACCAAAACCTGGTCCTCACGACCAGGAGCAACTACTGTTGTAGTGCCGGAGCGTGCGGCAAGACGTGCTGCCCCAACCTTGGTCGCCATCCCTCCCCGGCCCAGACTACCGGCTGAATCTCCTGCCATCTCATCCAGAACAGAGTCATCCGCAGCAACCACATCCAGCAGTTTTGCCTCTGGATTAAGCCGTGGATCACTATCGTACATGCCCTGTTGATCCGTCAAAATCACCAGTAAATCAGCCTCAATCAGGTTGGCAACCAGTGCAGCAAGAGTATCGTTATCCCCCAACCTGATCTCGTCAATTGCCACCGTATCGTTCTCATTAACAATTGGAACCACCCCCATCTCAAGCAGGGTACGGATTGAACTTCTGGCATTCAGGTAGCGGCTACGGTTGGAGAGATCATCATGAGTCAGAAGAATCTGTGCAGTATGAATTTCGTGTTTTGAAAAACATGACTCATACGCCTGCACTAACCCCATCTGTCCAACAGCTGCTGCAGCCTGCTGTTCATGTATGGCATGAGGACGTTGTGACATTCCCAGCCTCTTCATCCCCTCGGCAACAGCACCGGATGAGACCAGCACAACCTGCACTCCAGACTGCCTCAGTACAACAATCTGCTCAACCCACCGCCTGATTGCTGCACTATCCAGCCCCTGACCATTATTGGTCAGAATTGCGCTCCCCAGTTTTACAACACAGAGCTTTACCCTGGACAGCCTCTCTCTGCTCTCATCCATTATCTAAATTATTCCGTCTGCTTTTCCAACGAGTCCATAATCGCATAGACCAGCTCACTAGTCCCCTTTTTATGTAGTGCCGATATACGGAACACCGGGCCGCTCCAGGAGAGTTGTTGAAGGATATCATCACAAATCTCTTCTCGCTTGTCGTCTGGCAACAGATCAATCTTGTTCATCACCAGCCAGCGAGGTAGGGCCGCCAACTCTGTACTGAATTTTTCCAGCTCCAGCTCCACCTTTTTAAACTCATCAACAGGGTCTACAGTCCCCTCTGCTGGGGCAACATCAAGCAGGTGAAGCAGAACACGGTTACGTGACAGATGCTTGAGGAACTGAATCCCCAATCCTGCACCCTCTGCGGCCCCCTCAATTACCCCGGGGATATCTGCCATCACAAAACTGCGCGAGGCATCTACCCTCACCACACCAAGATTAGGGTGGAGGGTGGTGAATGGATAATCCGCCACCCGTGGGCGAGCTGCAGAGATGGCACGAATAAGTGATGATTTTCCTGCATTGGGCATGCCCAACAACCCAACATCTGCCAACACCTTTAGCTCCAACCTCAGAAACCGCCTCTCTCCGAGCGAACCATTTGTTGAGCGTCGAGGAGCACGATTGGTACTACTCTTGAAACGCACATTACCCAGCCCATGAAAGCCTCCCTGGGCAACCAGCAAGGTCTCTCCATCCTTTACAACCTCACCAATCAGTTCATCAGTATCATCATCATAGGCGAGAGTCCCGATAGGCACCCGCACAACCCGATTATCTCCTTTGCGACCAGTCTTGTCTCGACTCATGCCGTTCTGCCCACGCTCGGCACGGTGCATGCGCTTGAAACGAAAATCAGCCAGGGTGTTCAGCCCCTCATCACCCTGCAGATAAACGGTACCTCCGTCACCACCATCGCCACCATCAGGTCCGCCACGGGGGATATATTTTTCACGACGAAAACTGACGCAGCCATTGCCTCCATCGCCTGCCTCTACCCGGATTGTTGCCTCATCTACAAATTTCATCGTCTCTACTCAGCTCTCTCTTCAAACAAAAAAGGCCCCGTACTACGGAGCCTTTTCTACCACCAACAGATTTAAGCTGTTATGCGGGATATACGCTCACAAACTTGCGGCTTCTCGGACCCTTGACCTCAAAGGTAACCACACCATCCGCCTTAGCAAACAGGGTGTCATCTTTACCACGTCCAACATTTACTCCAGGATGAAAATGGGTACCACGCTGGCGAACCAGAATGTTTCCAGAGATCACATCCTCACCACCAAAACGCTTCACACCTAACCGCTTGGACTCCGAATCGCGGCCGTTTCTGGTACTACCGCCTGCCTTTTTATGTGCCATATTACTTCCTTAGCCTCTAAATTAATGCGCCAACTTATGCGCTTATGCTATCAATCTTGATCTCGGTATAGGACTGACGATGTCCCATCTGCTTACGGTGATGTTTACGACGACGGAACTTGATGATCTTGACCTTCTTGCCACGACCATTAGATAGAACCGTTGCAGTAACCTTGCCACCATCAACCAGAGGTGCGCCAACCTTGATATCGTCACCATCAGCAACCATCAAGACCTGATCAAACTCAACACTACCACCCTCTTCAGTGCCCAGCTTCTCTACCTTAAGGGTCTCACCCTCACTTACACGATACTGCTTTCCGCCAGTTTTGATTACTGCGTACATCCTGAAACTCCACATGTTTGGTACAAGACGGCTGACCCCGATACAACAGCAGAAGTCCACCTATCCATAAAAGAGGCGCGATTTTACACTTATGTCTGAAAATGGTCAAACGCATTTCTACAGAAACATCTGCTAAAAACTTGACCCATCAAACCCTAGACCATACGATTTGCAGGTTTTTCCATATAACAAACTATTACAACCAATACTTGACCAGAAGCTGTGGCTAAACTTTCTACCTTTAAAGAGATTCAGGAGCTCATCCAGGATGACCTCAAGGCTGTTGATACCCTGATTATTCAACGCCTTAAATCCGATGTAGTGCTTATCAACCAGTTGGGGCACTATATTGTTGGTGGTGGTGGAAAACGGGTACGCCCCATGGTTATGCTGCTTGCGGCACGTGCATGCGGCTCAACAAGCAGTGATGCTGTCCAGCTAGCTGCGGTTATTGAATTCATCCACACTGCAACCCTGCTCCATGATGATGTGGTTGATACCTCTGAACTACGACGTGGAAAAGAGACAGCCAATGCAGTTTTTGGTAACCAGGCCGCTGTTTTGACAGGTGATTTCCTCTACTCTCGTGCCTTCCAGATGATGGTCGAGGTACAGCAGATGCGGGTGATGGATATACTCGCAGATACCACCAATGTAATAGCAGAGGGCGAGGTACTGCAGCTACTTAACTGTAACGATCCAGACACCACAGAAGAGCGTTACTACGAGGTGATATATCGCAAGACAGCCAAACTGTTTGAGGCTGGCGGTCAGTTGGGGGCTGTGGTTGCAAACCAGAGCCCAGATATTGAGAGTGCCTTGATGGAGTACGGAAGACATCTTGGCAACACCTTCCAGCTGGTTGATGACGCACTTGATTACAGCTCATCAGCAGAGGATATGGGGAAAAATGCGGGGGATGATCTTGCTGAAGGGAAACCAACCCTCCCACTAATCCACGCCATGGAGAGTGGAACAGCAGCGGAGAGAGAGTTGATTCGTGGTGCGATTGAAAATGGTGGAGAGAGACAATTTGATACCATCATGGAGACAATCCATAATACCAATGCAATTGAATATACTCTCGATGCGGCAACAGCTGCTGTCAACAAGGCAACAGCTGCTGCGATGAAACTACCTGAATCTCCATACCGT
This window contains:
- a CDS encoding class I SAM-dependent methyltransferase, giving the protein MSVSIAITSHDSSQQHRAEELAQRLALPAVTDGADFDFLLTYTEARLELRKTNSKTGGVYADFVSGKVAHRFRYGGGRGQLIAKAVGLKSGNTPSVLDLTAGLGRDGFVLASLGCEVTMVERSPIVAALLRDGLERAATVSEIAEVMGRISLLEQEGANYMQSLSEEERPDICYLDPMYPHSKKSALPGKEMMLFREVVGEDQDTEELLEAAMVAARRRVVVKRPRKALPLGHQEPDFQITGKSTRYDIYLSAQDT
- a CDS encoding nitronate monooxygenase, giving the protein MTDSTLSKRIDDHRLILGDKEFVPLMLGGMGVDISTRDLALVFAEQGGIGHLSDAMIPTVIDKDFKTRYVGDRLKQYKFNVDNPDKSIAQFDLGELHEAQTRHVDEAMSAKRGDGGVFINCMEKLTMNNPKETLRVRLNAALDAGIDGITLSAGLHLGSLELIKENPRFRDAHIGIIVSSVRALKLFLKRAARLDRLPDFIVVEGPLAGGHLGFGMDWAEFDLATITQEVLDYLRESDLTIPVIPAGGIFTGTDGAKFLEQGASAIQVSTRFTIAQECGLPAAAKQAYFEANEEDIEVNTLSPTGYPMRILKSTPAIGSGIRPNCESYGYVLDAKGHCSYVDAYNEAVAAHPDEKKISVEEKICLCTHMRKYKVWTCGHYTYRLKDTANQNEDGSYQEPTAEHLFKDYQFSTHDEIKKPG
- a CDS encoding lipoprotein signal peptidase; its protein translation is MTSELKTPSLIWLRLSALILFLDQGTKILAEYYLELYRQGEILPFMNLTLMQNEGAAFSFLADAGGWQRWFFVVLTVVITVFLLRWLRSLSEDERWLAIAIALIIGGAIGNLIDRVQYGDVIDFLDFHAMGWHWPAFNIADSAISIGAIIVVWDAVFGSEEK
- the ileS gene encoding isoleucine--tRNA ligase; translation: MANNYKETLNLPKTGFPMKANLANREPNYLKNWEKIDLYGKMREQNSGKPTFILHDGPPYANGDIHIGHAVNKILKDMILKSRAQMGFDTPYIPGWDCHGLPIELNVEKKWGKPGRKLDAEAFRQKAREYAARQVEGQKNDFQRLGVLGDWDNPYLTMDFQFEADIIRALGKIVEKGHLHKGEKPVHWCTDCGSALAEAEVEHEDKTSPAIDVRFNVVDEAGFLGRCNLESDGSGTISVVIWTTTPWTLPANQAVSLHPDFEYLLIQTGETRLLLAEALHTAVLERAEIGDYTILGRCHGSDLEGLELNHPFYDRQVPIIVGDHVTLDAGTGAVHTAPGHGQEDYVVGMKYNLPVHNPVGGNGCFLDGTEIFAGEHVFKANDHVLEVLEERGALLCMEKIRHSYPHCWRHKTPIIFRATPQWFISMDQANLRSDAMDAIKGVRWMPDWGQARIEGMVENRPDWCISRQRTWGVPIALFIDRETGDPHPETVRLIEEVAQRVEKSGIDGWFGLDSAELLGDDAERYQKVTDTLDVWFDSGVTHHAVLDRRDSLSRPADLYLEGSDQHRGWFQSSLLTSVAMHGEAPYREVLTHGFTVDKDGKKMSKSLGNVIAPQKVINELGADIIRLWVSSTDYRGEMTVSDEILRRMADAYRRIRNTARFLLSNLHGFDPAADLLKPEEMLSLDRWAVDHAARLQEEIIEAYEEYNFHQVFQKIHNFCSVEMGGFYLDIIKDRQYTTQSESQARRSTQTAMYHIVEAMVRWLAPITSFTADEIWSFLPGERSESVFLEEFYQGLFQMDGDSSGAALTAADWGQIMAVRTEVARALEALRNSKTIGSGLDAEVDLYCDESLISLLEKLEDELRFVLITSYARIHPLDGAPVDAEATELEGLRVQVGASNHEKCVRCWHHREDVGSNSDHPELCGRCVDNVTGSGEQRLYA
- the ribF gene encoding bifunctional riboflavin kinase/FAD synthetase codes for the protein MELIRGIHNLKPEHHGSVATIGNFDGVHLGHHHVLGELADKADEMGLPAVVITFEPQPQEFFSPANCPGRLTRFREKMKALRRLAIDRIFTIHFTRELAEMEPEEFIKRILVEGLGIRYLVVGDDFCFGKARRGNFTMLQEAGHKHGFQVVNMHTFQLDGERVSSTRVRKALCDGDLNEAEKLLGRPYRMCGRVAHGHKRGRLIGFPTANIHLHRKISPVDGVFAVEMFGIEGEPVAGVANVGTRPTVNGTRTILEVHLFDFEDDIYGRHVSVDFLEKIRDEQKFDSFDLLKEQILRDADQARNYFKERYSL